In Pogoniulus pusillus isolate bPogPus1 chromosome 2, bPogPus1.pri, whole genome shotgun sequence, the following are encoded in one genomic region:
- the LRRFIP1 gene encoding leucine-rich repeat flightless-interacting protein 1 isoform X8, which translates to MGTQGTGRKRLPNRERLTAEDDALNQIAREAEARLAAKRAARAEAREIRMKELERQQKEASDEDERMSVGSRGSLRAGLENERTKKKNYSKATNGYEEDMYGSSQSRKSSRPSLLYSDALPARSYRASVYDESIYSGSRRYSASSSRAPSEYSCYLGSGSRASSRASSARASPVIEERPEKDFEKGARTVSSLSAATLASLGGTSSRRGSGDTSISADTEASIREIKDSLAEVEEKYKKAMVSNAQLDNEKTNFMYQVDTLKDALLELEEQLAETRRQYEEKSKEFEREKHAHSILKFQFMEIKETLKQRDEMLAEIQQLQQKQQSYVREISDLQETIEWKDKKIGALERQKDFFDSIRSERDDLRDEVIVLKEQLKKHGLIPDSDIATNGETSDILDHEGHLDSSKAVPGTTQALKAGGDGMLGKTNEVDMKNEILEDLGKKEILQNTEHEEHKEESEEQEVQTLRADENVKAEKWAEEHDALSTVMLSDSRFTEQIQSITEHVSGNASSNDDSDMDDLRKETESAGTVSMEAEHHGVNARTNQTLEVGFLQGHQAVEISLEVPSNLGTEHELGKAAPEQKEQEDFKTSHALSDNEMDQEANITSESCELVSNQAELLEVRFEGLLSEEVNAKTHTEGLCHSEENAENKVTNDSEKNLVESNDCADGRTDKMGDNRTEEANEVVNTAEGQLSEIESVDLEGTKSYESDVSANTSEKEGRGDQAHVQPVSAEDSASASSEEQNKQDKTELENGIAEKDGQKEVLIGELEMCSDSAETSKRDKADVEAAGCVTEEKESMLQQAEQDTDVVKEVMTQETSLEPSLLDDKIKELKLETGDESEKGQESRTEQAEKVKLEVEVQTVQCSEETTGDTVEEKNYPLESEVQNIARQEEGGYKEELVVDFCVTTESKIDKEILKENDQELELEDHHDGRLASEEGANNCLVKKAEQGENDSEEVNLEGQAEERLEDDGDAFDFDEEAKQILEKDEKCDGEKTEMEKGEGDGANGAVEKTAQTDEDGEGTNKIETKGALTEDDSLQQKKDEPEETVCLQGKISGKTDEKTDVMEDEISASVSNKVENISDECVLEQDLESAGNTRDESKEDFQGGRRGKGRSRDDCTVS; encoded by the exons GCTTCGGATGAAGATGAGCGCATGTCAGTGGGTAGCCGTGGAAGCCTGAGG GCTGGATTAGAGAATGAGAGGACCAAAAAGAAGAACTACTCCAAAGCA ACCAATGGTTATGAGGAAGACATGTATGGATCATCCCAGAGTAGAAAATCTAGCAGG CCCTCCTTGCTGTACAGCGATGCCCTGCCAGCCAGAAGTTACAGG GCGTCTGTGTATGACGAGAGCATTTACAGTGGGAGTCGTCGGTATAGTGCCTCTAGTTCTCGTGCT CCTTCTGAGTACAGCTGTTACCTTGGTTCGGGATCTCGAGCATCCTcaagagccagctctgctcgGGCCAGTCCAGTG ATTGAAGAAAGGCCTGAAAAAGACTTTGAGAAG GGAGCACGCACGGTCTCCAGTTTGTCAGCAGCTACCTTAGCTTCTCTGGGTGGGACTTCTTCACGAAGAGGCAGTGGGGATACCTCCATCTCAGCTGATACAGAGGCATCTATTAGAGAAATTAAG GATTCTCTAGCTGAAGTCGAGGAGAAATATAAGAAGGCTATGGTGTCAAATGCTCAACTAGACAATGAAAAAACAAACTTCATGTACCAAGTAGATACCCTGAAGGATGCACTCTTAGAGTTAGAAGAGCAGCTGGCAGAAACCAGGCGGCAATATGAAGAAAAAAGTAAA GAATTTGAGAGGGAGAAGCATGCTCACAGCATATTGAAGTTCCAGTTTATGGAAATCAAAGAGACTTTGAAGCAGAGAGATGAAATGCTTGCA GAAATCCAACAGCTGCAACAGAAACAGCAGAGCTATGTCAGGGAAATTTCTGATCTTCAGGAGACAATAGAgtggaaagacaaaaaaatagGG GCATTAGAGAGGCAGAAAGATTTCTTTGATTCCATAAGGAGTGAGCGGGATGACCTTAGAGATGAAGTGATTGTGCtgaaggagcaactgaag AAACATGGACTCATCCCAGACTCTGACATAGCCACTAATGGGGAGACATCAGACATTCTTGATCATGAAGGACACTTGGATTCTTCCAAAGCTGTTCCAGGCACAACTCAAGCATTAAAAGCAGGAGGGGATGGGATGCTAG GAAAAACCAATGAAGTGGACATGAAAAATGAGATTTTGGAGgatttggggaaaaaagaaatcttgCAGAATACTGAGCATGAGGAACACAAAGAGGAgtctgaggagcaggaagtaCAGACATTGCGTGCTGATGAAAATGTAAAGGCAGAAAAATGGGCTGAAGAACATGATGCTCTGTCAACAGTGATGTTATCAGATAGTAGGTTTACAGAACAAATTCAAAGCATTACAGAACATGTCTCAGGAAATGCTTCTTCAAATGATGACAGTGACATGGATGACTTGAGAAAGGAGACTGAGTCTGCAGGCACTGTTAGTATGGAGGCTGAACACCATGGGGTAAATGCAAGGACAAACCAGACCTTGGAGGTAGGCTTTCTACAAGGTCATCAGGCTGTTGAGATTTCTCTCGAAGTGCCTAGTAACTTAGGTACAGAGCATGAACTGGGAAAAGCTGCACCTGAACAGAAAGAACAAGAGGATTTTAAAACTAGCCATGCCCTGAGTGATAATGAAATGGATCAGGAAGCTAACATTACAAGTGAGAGCTGTGAGTTGGTTTCCAATCAGGCAGAGCTACTAGAGGTTAGATTTGAGGGCTTGCTTAGTGAAGAGGTAAACGCAAAGACTCATACTGAGGGACTCTGTCACTCAGAAGAAAATGCTGAAAACAAGGTTACAAATGACTCTGAGAAAAATCTTGTTGAAAGCAATGACTGTGCTGATGGAAGAACTGATAAAATGGGAGATAATAGAACAGAAGAAGCAAATGAGGTTGTGAACACAGCTGAGGGTCAGCTGAGTGAAATAGAGTCTGTGGATTTGGAGGGGACAAAGTCATATGAAAGTGATGTCTCGGCAAATACAAGTGAgaaagaaggcagaggagaTCAGGCACATGTCCAACCAGTTTCTGCAGAGGACAGTGCTTCAGCATCATCAGAGGAACAAAATAAGCAAGATAAAACTGAACTTGAAAATGGTATAGCTGAGAAGGATGGACAGAAGGAAGTGTTAATAGGTGAGTTGGAGATGTGTTCAGATTCTGCAGAAACAAGCAAGCGAGATAAGGCCGATGTtgaggctgcaggctgtgttactgaggaaaaagaaagcatgctgcagcaggcagagcaagacACAGATGTCGTGAAAGAGGTGATGACTCAAGAAACTAGTTTAGAACCAAGTCTCTTAGATGACAAAATTAAGGAGTTAAAATTGGAAACAGGGGATGAATCTGAGAAAGGACAGGAAAGTAGGACAGAACAGGCAGAAAAAGTAAAGCTAGAGGTAGAAGTTCAAACAGTTCAGTGTAGTGAAGAAACAACAGGTGATACAGTGGAAGAGAAAAATTATCCATTAGAAAGTGAAGTACAGAATATAGCTAGACAGGAGGAGGGTGGATATAAAGAGGAGTTGGTTGTAGATTTTTGTGTAACTACAGAAAGCAAGATTGATAAAGAAATACTGAAAGAAAATGATCAAGAGTTAGAGCTTGAAGACCATCATGATGGTAGACTTGCTTCTGAGGAAGGTGCAAATAACTGCCTGGTGAAGAAAGCTGAGCAGGGTGAAAACGATAGTGAAGAAGTTAATTTGGAGGGCCAAGCAGAGGAAAGACTGGAAGATGATGGTGATGCGTTTGATTTCGATGAAGAGGCAAAACAAATACtagaaaaagatgaaaaatgtgatggagagaaaactgaaatggagaaaggagagggtgatggagcaaaTGGTGCTGTTGAGAAGACTGCTCAAACAGATGAAGATGGAGAAGGAACAAACAAAATAGAAACCAAAGGTGCCTTGACTGAAGATGACAGCTTGCAGCAGAAAAAAGATGAGCCTGAAGAAACGGTGTGCTTGCAAGGGAAAATATCAGGGAAGACTGATGAGAAGACTGATGTAATGGAAGATGAAATCAGTGCATCAGTTTCTAATAAAGTGGAAAACATATCAGATGAATGTGTTTTGGAACAGGATTTGGAAAGTGCTGGCAATACCAGGGATGAAAGCAAGGAGGATTTTCAGGGTGGTAGAAGGGGTAAGGGTAGATCCAGAGATGACTGTACAGTATCATAA
- the LRRFIP1 gene encoding leucine-rich repeat flightless-interacting protein 1 isoform X12 — translation MGTQGTGRKRLPNRERLTAEDDALNQIAREAEARLAAKRAARAEAREIRMKELERQQKEIYQVQKKYYGLDTKWGDIEQWMEDSERYSRRARRNASASDEDERMSVGSRGSLRPSEYSCYLGSGSRASSRASSARASPVIEERPEKDFEKGARTVSSLSAATLASLGGTSSRRGSGDTSISADTEASIREIKDSLAEVEEKYKKAMVSNAQLDNEKTNFMYQVDTLKDALLELEEQLAETRRQYEEKSKEFEREKHAHSILKFQFMEIKETLKQRDEMLAEIQQLQQKQQSYVREISDLQETIEWKDKKIGALERQKDFFDSIRSERDDLRDEVIVLKEQLKKHGLIPDSDIATNGETSDILDHEGHLDSSKAVPGTTQALKAGGDGMLGKTNEVDMKNEILEDLGKKEILQNTEHEEHKEESEEQEVQTLRADENVKAEKWAEEHDALSTVMLSDSRFTEQIQSITEHVSGNASSNDDSDMDDLRKETESAGTVSMEAEHHGVNARTNQTLEVGFLQGHQAVEISLEVPSNLGTEHELGKAAPEQKEQEDFKTSHALSDNEMDQEANITSESCELVSNQAELLEVRFEGLLSEEVNAKTHTEGLCHSEENAENKVTNDSEKNLVESNDCADGRTDKMGDNRTEEANEVVNTAEGQLSEIESVDLEGTKSYESDVSANTSEKEGRGDQAHVQPVSAEDSASASSEEQNKQDKTELENGIAEKDGQKEVLIGELEMCSDSAETSKRDKADVEAAGCVTEEKESMLQQAEQDTDVVKEVMTQETSLEPSLLDDKIKELKLETGDESEKGQESRTEQAEKVKLEVEVQTVQCSEETTGDTVEEKNYPLESEVQNIARQEEGGYKEELVVDFCVTTESKIDKEILKENDQELELEDHHDGRLASEEGANNCLVKKAEQGENDSEEVNLEGQAEERLEDDGDAFDFDEEAKQILEKDEKCDGEKTEMEKGEGDGANGAVEKTAQTDEDGEGTNKIETKGALTEDDSLQQKKDEPEETVCLQGKISGKTDEKTDVMEDEISASVSNKVENISDECVLEQDLESAGNTRDESKEDFQGGRRGKGRSRDDCTVS, via the exons GAAGACAGTGAGCGTTATTCCCGTAGAGCCCGAAGAAATGCCTCG GCTTCGGATGAAGATGAGCGCATGTCAGTGGGTAGCCGTGGAAGCCTGAGG CCTTCTGAGTACAGCTGTTACCTTGGTTCGGGATCTCGAGCATCCTcaagagccagctctgctcgGGCCAGTCCAGTG ATTGAAGAAAGGCCTGAAAAAGACTTTGAGAAG GGAGCACGCACGGTCTCCAGTTTGTCAGCAGCTACCTTAGCTTCTCTGGGTGGGACTTCTTCACGAAGAGGCAGTGGGGATACCTCCATCTCAGCTGATACAGAGGCATCTATTAGAGAAATTAAG GATTCTCTAGCTGAAGTCGAGGAGAAATATAAGAAGGCTATGGTGTCAAATGCTCAACTAGACAATGAAAAAACAAACTTCATGTACCAAGTAGATACCCTGAAGGATGCACTCTTAGAGTTAGAAGAGCAGCTGGCAGAAACCAGGCGGCAATATGAAGAAAAAAGTAAA GAATTTGAGAGGGAGAAGCATGCTCACAGCATATTGAAGTTCCAGTTTATGGAAATCAAAGAGACTTTGAAGCAGAGAGATGAAATGCTTGCA GAAATCCAACAGCTGCAACAGAAACAGCAGAGCTATGTCAGGGAAATTTCTGATCTTCAGGAGACAATAGAgtggaaagacaaaaaaatagGG GCATTAGAGAGGCAGAAAGATTTCTTTGATTCCATAAGGAGTGAGCGGGATGACCTTAGAGATGAAGTGATTGTGCtgaaggagcaactgaag AAACATGGACTCATCCCAGACTCTGACATAGCCACTAATGGGGAGACATCAGACATTCTTGATCATGAAGGACACTTGGATTCTTCCAAAGCTGTTCCAGGCACAACTCAAGCATTAAAAGCAGGAGGGGATGGGATGCTAG GAAAAACCAATGAAGTGGACATGAAAAATGAGATTTTGGAGgatttggggaaaaaagaaatcttgCAGAATACTGAGCATGAGGAACACAAAGAGGAgtctgaggagcaggaagtaCAGACATTGCGTGCTGATGAAAATGTAAAGGCAGAAAAATGGGCTGAAGAACATGATGCTCTGTCAACAGTGATGTTATCAGATAGTAGGTTTACAGAACAAATTCAAAGCATTACAGAACATGTCTCAGGAAATGCTTCTTCAAATGATGACAGTGACATGGATGACTTGAGAAAGGAGACTGAGTCTGCAGGCACTGTTAGTATGGAGGCTGAACACCATGGGGTAAATGCAAGGACAAACCAGACCTTGGAGGTAGGCTTTCTACAAGGTCATCAGGCTGTTGAGATTTCTCTCGAAGTGCCTAGTAACTTAGGTACAGAGCATGAACTGGGAAAAGCTGCACCTGAACAGAAAGAACAAGAGGATTTTAAAACTAGCCATGCCCTGAGTGATAATGAAATGGATCAGGAAGCTAACATTACAAGTGAGAGCTGTGAGTTGGTTTCCAATCAGGCAGAGCTACTAGAGGTTAGATTTGAGGGCTTGCTTAGTGAAGAGGTAAACGCAAAGACTCATACTGAGGGACTCTGTCACTCAGAAGAAAATGCTGAAAACAAGGTTACAAATGACTCTGAGAAAAATCTTGTTGAAAGCAATGACTGTGCTGATGGAAGAACTGATAAAATGGGAGATAATAGAACAGAAGAAGCAAATGAGGTTGTGAACACAGCTGAGGGTCAGCTGAGTGAAATAGAGTCTGTGGATTTGGAGGGGACAAAGTCATATGAAAGTGATGTCTCGGCAAATACAAGTGAgaaagaaggcagaggagaTCAGGCACATGTCCAACCAGTTTCTGCAGAGGACAGTGCTTCAGCATCATCAGAGGAACAAAATAAGCAAGATAAAACTGAACTTGAAAATGGTATAGCTGAGAAGGATGGACAGAAGGAAGTGTTAATAGGTGAGTTGGAGATGTGTTCAGATTCTGCAGAAACAAGCAAGCGAGATAAGGCCGATGTtgaggctgcaggctgtgttactgaggaaaaagaaagcatgctgcagcaggcagagcaagacACAGATGTCGTGAAAGAGGTGATGACTCAAGAAACTAGTTTAGAACCAAGTCTCTTAGATGACAAAATTAAGGAGTTAAAATTGGAAACAGGGGATGAATCTGAGAAAGGACAGGAAAGTAGGACAGAACAGGCAGAAAAAGTAAAGCTAGAGGTAGAAGTTCAAACAGTTCAGTGTAGTGAAGAAACAACAGGTGATACAGTGGAAGAGAAAAATTATCCATTAGAAAGTGAAGTACAGAATATAGCTAGACAGGAGGAGGGTGGATATAAAGAGGAGTTGGTTGTAGATTTTTGTGTAACTACAGAAAGCAAGATTGATAAAGAAATACTGAAAGAAAATGATCAAGAGTTAGAGCTTGAAGACCATCATGATGGTAGACTTGCTTCTGAGGAAGGTGCAAATAACTGCCTGGTGAAGAAAGCTGAGCAGGGTGAAAACGATAGTGAAGAAGTTAATTTGGAGGGCCAAGCAGAGGAAAGACTGGAAGATGATGGTGATGCGTTTGATTTCGATGAAGAGGCAAAACAAATACtagaaaaagatgaaaaatgtgatggagagaaaactgaaatggagaaaggagagggtgatggagcaaaTGGTGCTGTTGAGAAGACTGCTCAAACAGATGAAGATGGAGAAGGAACAAACAAAATAGAAACCAAAGGTGCCTTGACTGAAGATGACAGCTTGCAGCAGAAAAAAGATGAGCCTGAAGAAACGGTGTGCTTGCAAGGGAAAATATCAGGGAAGACTGATGAGAAGACTGATGTAATGGAAGATGAAATCAGTGCATCAGTTTCTAATAAAGTGGAAAACATATCAGATGAATGTGTTTTGGAACAGGATTTGGAAAGTGCTGGCAATACCAGGGATGAAAGCAAGGAGGATTTTCAGGGTGGTAGAAGGGGTAAGGGTAGATCCAGAGATGACTGTACAGTATCATAA
- the LRRFIP1 gene encoding leucine-rich repeat flightless-interacting protein 1 isoform X6, producing the protein MGTQGTGRKRLPNRERLTAEDDALNQIAREAEARLAAKRAARAEAREIRMKELERQQKEIYQVQKKYYGLDTKWGDIEQWMEDSERYSRRARRNASASDEDERMSVGSRGSLRPSLLYSDALPARSYRASVYDESIYSGSRRYSASSSRAPSEYSCYLGSGSRASSRASSARASPVIEERPEKDFEKGARTVSSLSAATLASLGGTSSRRGSGDTSISADTEASIREIKDSLAEVEEKYKKAMVSNAQLDNEKTNFMYQVDTLKDALLELEEQLAETRRQYEEKSKEFEREKHAHSILKFQFMEIKETLKQRDEMLAEIQQLQQKQQSYVREISDLQETIEWKDKKIGALERQKDFFDSIRSERDDLRDEVIVLKEQLKKHGLIPDSDIATNGETSDILDHEGHLDSSKAVPGTTQALKAGGDGMLGKTNEVDMKNEILEDLGKKEILQNTEHEEHKEESEEQEVQTLRADENVKAEKWAEEHDALSTVMLSDSRFTEQIQSITEHVSGNASSNDDSDMDDLRKETESAGTVSMEAEHHGVNARTNQTLEVGFLQGHQAVEISLEVPSNLGTEHELGKAAPEQKEQEDFKTSHALSDNEMDQEANITSESCELVSNQAELLEVRFEGLLSEEVNAKTHTEGLCHSEENAENKVTNDSEKNLVESNDCADGRTDKMGDNRTEEANEVVNTAEGQLSEIESVDLEGTKSYESDVSANTSEKEGRGDQAHVQPVSAEDSASASSEEQNKQDKTELENGIAEKDGQKEVLIGELEMCSDSAETSKRDKADVEAAGCVTEEKESMLQQAEQDTDVVKEVMTQETSLEPSLLDDKIKELKLETGDESEKGQESRTEQAEKVKLEVEVQTVQCSEETTGDTVEEKNYPLESEVQNIARQEEGGYKEELVVDFCVTTESKIDKEILKENDQELELEDHHDGRLASEEGANNCLVKKAEQGENDSEEVNLEGQAEERLEDDGDAFDFDEEAKQILEKDEKCDGEKTEMEKGEGDGANGAVEKTAQTDEDGEGTNKIETKGALTEDDSLQQKKDEPEETVCLQGKISGKTDEKTDVMEDEISASVSNKVENISDECVLEQDLESAGNTRDESKEDFQGGRRGKGRSRDDCTVS; encoded by the exons GAAGACAGTGAGCGTTATTCCCGTAGAGCCCGAAGAAATGCCTCG GCTTCGGATGAAGATGAGCGCATGTCAGTGGGTAGCCGTGGAAGCCTGAGG CCCTCCTTGCTGTACAGCGATGCCCTGCCAGCCAGAAGTTACAGG GCGTCTGTGTATGACGAGAGCATTTACAGTGGGAGTCGTCGGTATAGTGCCTCTAGTTCTCGTGCT CCTTCTGAGTACAGCTGTTACCTTGGTTCGGGATCTCGAGCATCCTcaagagccagctctgctcgGGCCAGTCCAGTG ATTGAAGAAAGGCCTGAAAAAGACTTTGAGAAG GGAGCACGCACGGTCTCCAGTTTGTCAGCAGCTACCTTAGCTTCTCTGGGTGGGACTTCTTCACGAAGAGGCAGTGGGGATACCTCCATCTCAGCTGATACAGAGGCATCTATTAGAGAAATTAAG GATTCTCTAGCTGAAGTCGAGGAGAAATATAAGAAGGCTATGGTGTCAAATGCTCAACTAGACAATGAAAAAACAAACTTCATGTACCAAGTAGATACCCTGAAGGATGCACTCTTAGAGTTAGAAGAGCAGCTGGCAGAAACCAGGCGGCAATATGAAGAAAAAAGTAAA GAATTTGAGAGGGAGAAGCATGCTCACAGCATATTGAAGTTCCAGTTTATGGAAATCAAAGAGACTTTGAAGCAGAGAGATGAAATGCTTGCA GAAATCCAACAGCTGCAACAGAAACAGCAGAGCTATGTCAGGGAAATTTCTGATCTTCAGGAGACAATAGAgtggaaagacaaaaaaatagGG GCATTAGAGAGGCAGAAAGATTTCTTTGATTCCATAAGGAGTGAGCGGGATGACCTTAGAGATGAAGTGATTGTGCtgaaggagcaactgaag AAACATGGACTCATCCCAGACTCTGACATAGCCACTAATGGGGAGACATCAGACATTCTTGATCATGAAGGACACTTGGATTCTTCCAAAGCTGTTCCAGGCACAACTCAAGCATTAAAAGCAGGAGGGGATGGGATGCTAG GAAAAACCAATGAAGTGGACATGAAAAATGAGATTTTGGAGgatttggggaaaaaagaaatcttgCAGAATACTGAGCATGAGGAACACAAAGAGGAgtctgaggagcaggaagtaCAGACATTGCGTGCTGATGAAAATGTAAAGGCAGAAAAATGGGCTGAAGAACATGATGCTCTGTCAACAGTGATGTTATCAGATAGTAGGTTTACAGAACAAATTCAAAGCATTACAGAACATGTCTCAGGAAATGCTTCTTCAAATGATGACAGTGACATGGATGACTTGAGAAAGGAGACTGAGTCTGCAGGCACTGTTAGTATGGAGGCTGAACACCATGGGGTAAATGCAAGGACAAACCAGACCTTGGAGGTAGGCTTTCTACAAGGTCATCAGGCTGTTGAGATTTCTCTCGAAGTGCCTAGTAACTTAGGTACAGAGCATGAACTGGGAAAAGCTGCACCTGAACAGAAAGAACAAGAGGATTTTAAAACTAGCCATGCCCTGAGTGATAATGAAATGGATCAGGAAGCTAACATTACAAGTGAGAGCTGTGAGTTGGTTTCCAATCAGGCAGAGCTACTAGAGGTTAGATTTGAGGGCTTGCTTAGTGAAGAGGTAAACGCAAAGACTCATACTGAGGGACTCTGTCACTCAGAAGAAAATGCTGAAAACAAGGTTACAAATGACTCTGAGAAAAATCTTGTTGAAAGCAATGACTGTGCTGATGGAAGAACTGATAAAATGGGAGATAATAGAACAGAAGAAGCAAATGAGGTTGTGAACACAGCTGAGGGTCAGCTGAGTGAAATAGAGTCTGTGGATTTGGAGGGGACAAAGTCATATGAAAGTGATGTCTCGGCAAATACAAGTGAgaaagaaggcagaggagaTCAGGCACATGTCCAACCAGTTTCTGCAGAGGACAGTGCTTCAGCATCATCAGAGGAACAAAATAAGCAAGATAAAACTGAACTTGAAAATGGTATAGCTGAGAAGGATGGACAGAAGGAAGTGTTAATAGGTGAGTTGGAGATGTGTTCAGATTCTGCAGAAACAAGCAAGCGAGATAAGGCCGATGTtgaggctgcaggctgtgttactgaggaaaaagaaagcatgctgcagcaggcagagcaagacACAGATGTCGTGAAAGAGGTGATGACTCAAGAAACTAGTTTAGAACCAAGTCTCTTAGATGACAAAATTAAGGAGTTAAAATTGGAAACAGGGGATGAATCTGAGAAAGGACAGGAAAGTAGGACAGAACAGGCAGAAAAAGTAAAGCTAGAGGTAGAAGTTCAAACAGTTCAGTGTAGTGAAGAAACAACAGGTGATACAGTGGAAGAGAAAAATTATCCATTAGAAAGTGAAGTACAGAATATAGCTAGACAGGAGGAGGGTGGATATAAAGAGGAGTTGGTTGTAGATTTTTGTGTAACTACAGAAAGCAAGATTGATAAAGAAATACTGAAAGAAAATGATCAAGAGTTAGAGCTTGAAGACCATCATGATGGTAGACTTGCTTCTGAGGAAGGTGCAAATAACTGCCTGGTGAAGAAAGCTGAGCAGGGTGAAAACGATAGTGAAGAAGTTAATTTGGAGGGCCAAGCAGAGGAAAGACTGGAAGATGATGGTGATGCGTTTGATTTCGATGAAGAGGCAAAACAAATACtagaaaaagatgaaaaatgtgatggagagaaaactgaaatggagaaaggagagggtgatggagcaaaTGGTGCTGTTGAGAAGACTGCTCAAACAGATGAAGATGGAGAAGGAACAAACAAAATAGAAACCAAAGGTGCCTTGACTGAAGATGACAGCTTGCAGCAGAAAAAAGATGAGCCTGAAGAAACGGTGTGCTTGCAAGGGAAAATATCAGGGAAGACTGATGAGAAGACTGATGTAATGGAAGATGAAATCAGTGCATCAGTTTCTAATAAAGTGGAAAACATATCAGATGAATGTGTTTTGGAACAGGATTTGGAAAGTGCTGGCAATACCAGGGATGAAAGCAAGGAGGATTTTCAGGGTGGTAGAAGGGGTAAGGGTAGATCCAGAGATGACTGTACAGTATCATAA